Proteins from a genomic interval of Brucella intermedia LMG 3301:
- a CDS encoding bifunctional aldolase/short-chain dehydrogenase, protein MKSNWSQADFDRIVGVYERAGVNRDVAIRTYTTRLLGSEPKLVLHGGGNTSVKTTLIDHDGSEVSVLCVKGSGWDMGRIEPAGLPALHLEPLKAMVNYETLSDDDMVMLQRRLLLDPAAPNPSVEAILHAILPFKHVDHTHANAIVALTNQPRGEEIIRELFPEMIIVPYVMPGFDLSKACLKAFSARPDAPGMILLKHGIFTWSEDPREAYENMIAAIDRAEKRIAEGRSRPFGTASAARSAKTLASAEEIAPLLRGAIALPGRGEGRPRRFILEHRSNDDILDFCGAPNIADLVRCGNATPEHVIHIKRYGVALPRPEADNFEAWTVGVKEAVAAYAADYTAYFERNNARVGGGKKMLDPMPRVFYVEGVGLFAAGNTQKSAGVCADVAEATIEVIRGAEGIDRFEALSEEDLFDIEYWSLEQAKLTKQTEKPLTRQVAVVTGGAGGLGLAIAEQLKNQGAELALIDIDGERVAAEAKRLGGFALACDLTDPVAADNALAQIAAKFGGVDILVSNAGAAFQGALTSVDDDLFKAAFDLNFWSHHYIARAAIKVMQKQGTGGAIVFNVSKQAVNPGPDFGPYGTSKAALMALMRQYSLEHAADGITVNAVNPDRIRTGLMTDEMVDERARARGVTPEVYMRGNLLKREVSGEDVAEAVLHLVQARASTGAVITVDGGNVAAMMR, encoded by the coding sequence ATGAAATCGAATTGGTCACAAGCGGATTTCGACAGGATTGTCGGTGTGTATGAACGGGCAGGCGTGAACCGCGATGTCGCGATCCGTACTTATACCACGCGTCTTCTCGGTTCCGAGCCCAAGCTGGTTTTGCACGGCGGCGGCAACACCTCGGTCAAGACCACGCTGATTGATCATGACGGCAGTGAAGTTTCCGTACTGTGCGTCAAGGGCAGTGGGTGGGACATGGGCAGGATTGAGCCGGCAGGTCTCCCCGCTCTGCATCTGGAACCGTTGAAAGCGATGGTGAACTACGAAACCTTGTCGGATGACGATATGGTCATGCTGCAACGCCGCTTGCTGCTCGATCCCGCAGCGCCCAATCCATCCGTGGAAGCCATCCTTCATGCGATCCTGCCATTCAAGCATGTCGACCACACGCACGCCAACGCGATCGTGGCGCTTACCAATCAGCCGCGGGGCGAAGAGATCATTCGGGAACTATTCCCGGAGATGATTATCGTGCCTTATGTCATGCCGGGCTTCGATCTTTCGAAGGCGTGTCTGAAGGCATTTTCCGCAAGGCCCGATGCACCCGGCATGATCTTGCTGAAGCACGGTATTTTCACCTGGTCGGAGGACCCGCGTGAAGCCTATGAAAATATGATTGCCGCGATTGACCGTGCTGAAAAGCGCATCGCGGAAGGCAGGTCACGCCCATTCGGAACGGCGAGCGCAGCACGATCGGCTAAAACCCTGGCCTCGGCGGAGGAAATCGCACCTCTATTGCGTGGAGCGATTGCACTCCCTGGCAGGGGAGAGGGACGGCCGCGCCGCTTCATTCTCGAGCACCGCTCTAATGACGATATTCTTGATTTTTGCGGTGCGCCGAACATCGCGGATCTGGTGCGGTGCGGGAATGCGACACCAGAACATGTCATTCATATCAAGCGCTATGGCGTGGCGCTGCCAAGGCCGGAAGCCGATAACTTTGAAGCGTGGACAGTCGGCGTAAAAGAGGCGGTGGCCGCCTATGCGGCCGACTACACGGCCTATTTCGAGCGTAACAATGCGCGTGTCGGCGGCGGCAAGAAGATGCTCGATCCGATGCCGCGCGTTTTCTATGTCGAGGGTGTGGGACTTTTTGCGGCTGGAAACACGCAGAAATCCGCTGGCGTCTGCGCGGACGTCGCCGAAGCGACGATTGAGGTCATTCGCGGTGCCGAAGGTATCGACCGTTTTGAAGCACTTTCCGAAGAAGACCTTTTTGACATCGAATACTGGTCACTGGAACAGGCAAAGCTTACCAAGCAGACCGAAAAGCCGCTCACTCGGCAGGTGGCGGTCGTGACAGGCGGAGCAGGCGGTCTCGGTCTGGCTATCGCGGAGCAACTGAAAAATCAGGGTGCGGAACTTGCGCTGATTGACATCGATGGGGAGCGTGTAGCCGCGGAAGCGAAGCGGCTGGGTGGCTTTGCCCTTGCATGTGACCTGACTGATCCCGTTGCGGCGGACAATGCACTTGCACAGATCGCCGCAAAATTTGGCGGGGTTGATATACTCGTCTCCAATGCGGGTGCAGCTTTTCAGGGCGCTTTGACCTCTGTCGATGACGATCTGTTCAAGGCTGCGTTCGATCTCAATTTCTGGAGCCATCATTATATTGCGCGGGCTGCGATCAAGGTCATGCAGAAGCAAGGCACCGGCGGTGCCATCGTGTTCAATGTCAGCAAGCAGGCCGTAAACCCGGGGCCTGATTTCGGCCCTTATGGCACATCGAAGGCGGCATTGATGGCACTGATGCGTCAATATTCCCTGGAGCATGCCGCTGATGGCATTACGGTAAACGCGGTCAATCCAGATCGAATACGCACGGGCCTGATGACCGACGAAATGGTCGATGAGCGTGCGCGGGCACGTGGTGTGACCCCGGAAGTCTATATGCGCGGCAATTTGCTGAAGCGTGAAGTCTCTGGCGAGGACGTTGCCGAGGCGGTTCTGCATCTGGTGCAGGCACGCGCATCCACTGGCGCTGTCATAACCGTTGATGGCGGCAACGTGGCGGCGATGATGAGGTAA